One region of Eupeodes corollae chromosome 1, idEupCoro1.1, whole genome shotgun sequence genomic DNA includes:
- the LOC129938620 gene encoding uncharacterized protein LOC129938620, with the protein MRSFFILGLLAASASAGVLSGYNYGPGVSGIREEILPAAASSSGHKSGHYNSGSYSNGGIISSGSSNFNNGHYQQYSIGIDDLDYVPQTVQYSKQFYHFDAPAEAQLEGRITKQLSNSLKKNLQVVFIKAPENNVATNAALQLAKQAIEQKTAIYVLSKQHDEAQLVGQLQQIQENVQTAPEVRFVKYRTPEDVQRAKQSIQAQYDNVGGVSEIYNGGYAPVLNYASAGKPFQFVFGEPNNKASGKYYKTVYNKSGPLNLSSAQSSGTESLASGSGISTSGSGSANFALGASGSGSFTSGSKSTKLASGSSFSSPQSIGTSSIISESAPTNIKSESSFSSLSFGSSSNLGSASGAAQLNEAASSAGSSNISGTGSFISSESYLPPLKK; encoded by the exons ATGAGATCATTCTTT attcttGGATTATTAGCTGCATCAGCTAGTGCTGGTGTGTTGTCTGGTTACAACTATGGTCCAGGAGTATCAGGTATCCGTGAGGAGATTTTGCCTGCAGCAGCAAGTTCTTCTGGACACAAATCAGGACATTACAACAGCGGCAGCTACAGCAATGGTGGAATCATAAGCTCAGGAAGCAGCAACTTCAACAACGGTCACTACCAACAATACTCCATTGGTATTGATGATCTTGACTACGTTCCTCAGACCGTTCAATACAGCAAACAATTCTACCATTTCGACGCCCCAGCTGAAGCTCAATTAGAAGGAAGAATCACCAAGCAGTTGAGTAACTCTTTGAAGAAGAACCTCCAAGTTGTATTCATTAAGGCCCCAGAAAATAACGTTGCCACCAATGCCGCACTTCAGTTGGCCAAGCAAGCTATCGAACAAAAGACTGCTATCTATGTTCTCTCTAAGCAACACGATGAAGCACAATTGGTGGGACAACTCCAACAAATCCAAGAGAATGTACAGACCGCTCCTGAAGTTCGTTTTGTAAAGTACAGGACCCCCGAAGATGTTCAACGCGCCAAGCAATCCATCCAAGCTCAATACGACAACGTTGGAGGAGTTTCTGAAATCTACAACGGTGGATACGCCCCAGTTTTGAACTACGCTAGCGCCGGCAAGCCATTCCAATTCGTTTTCGGAGAACCAAACAACAAGGCATCTGGCAAATACTACAAGACAGTTTACAACAAATCAGGACCCTTAAACCTTAGCTCAGCTCAATCTAGCGGAACCGAAAGCTTGGCTTCAGGATCAGGAATTTCCACTTCAGGATCTGGATCAGCTAACTTCGCCCTTGGCGCAAGTGGATCAGGAAGCTTCACTTCAGgatcaaaatcaacaaaactcgCCTCAGGCTCAAGCTTCAGCTCCCCTCAATCAATTGGAACATCAAGCATCATTTCCGAATCTGCACCAACCAACATCAAATCCGAATCAAGCTTTAGCTCCCTATCTTTCGGATCATCAAGCAACTTGGGTTCTGCATCTGGAGCAGCACAATTGAATGAAGCCGCTAGTTCTGCTGGTTCTTCAAACATTTCCGGAACCGGATCTTTCATCTCTAGTGAGTCGTACTTGCCTCCTCTCAAAAAATGA